Proteins encoded together in one Anolis carolinensis isolate JA03-04 unplaced genomic scaffold, rAnoCar3.1.pri scaffold_95, whole genome shotgun sequence window:
- the LOC134295192 gene encoding uncharacterized protein LOC134295192 yields the protein MEDEEEGRSAGRRRRRKGQELSNPFELITNEEIEDDLTSKEEKDDSRLKEESDRKNEESLENDQQKGGAETKQLDQTVNAPGCCV from the exons atggaggacgaggaggaaggaaggagcgccgggcggaggcggaggaggaaaGGGCAGGAGCTCAGCAACCCCTTCGAACTG ATAACCAATGAAGAAATAGAGGATGATCTCACATCCAAAGAGGAGAAAGATGATTCCAGGCTGAAGGAGGAAAGTGACCGAAAGAACGAAGAGAGTCTGGAAAATGACCAGCAAAAAGGAGGAGCAGAGACCAAACAACTGGACCAAACGGTAAATGCCCCAGGATGCTGTGTTTGA